In a genomic window of Verrucomicrobiota bacterium:
- a CDS encoding YaeQ family protein, giving the protein MLPAGELECRASGKAGAVGNSGGGGALSSKFAFRLLSEDSRRPLPSKIIIGEHETETAVHVVLKALAYLFFYRDRIQVETDLHLDSVPFVPDLAQLDYTMRPALWVECGECSVAKLNKLATKLPEAEIWVVRPSRADGDQLLLAMKRAELRQGRYHVLALETEGFNEILGLLQPRNEVRWYRLQMDPPVMQFDFNGLWFELPFDILEW; this is encoded by the coding sequence ATGCTTCCGGCTGGCGAATTGGAATGCCGAGCATCTGGCAAGGCTGGTGCGGTCGGGAATTCCGGTGGAGGTGGAGCCTTGAGTTCGAAGTTTGCGTTTCGGCTTTTGAGTGAGGATTCCCGCCGCCCGCTCCCCTCGAAGATCATCATCGGCGAGCACGAGACCGAGACCGCCGTTCACGTCGTCTTGAAGGCCCTGGCCTATCTTTTTTTCTACAGGGATCGAATTCAGGTTGAAACTGACTTGCACCTGGATTCGGTTCCATTCGTGCCGGATCTGGCGCAATTGGACTACACGATGCGACCCGCTTTGTGGGTCGAATGTGGCGAATGCAGTGTGGCCAAGTTGAACAAACTGGCGACGAAACTGCCCGAAGCCGAGATCTGGGTTGTGAGGCCATCGAGAGCCGACGGAGATCAGTTGCTTCTCGCCATGAAACGAGCGGAGTTGCGGCAGGGCCGTTACCACGTGCTGGCCCTGGAGACGGAAGGTTTCAACGAAATCCTCGGCCTGCTCCAACCCCGCAACGAGGTGCGTTGGTATCGCCTGCAAATGGACCCGCCGGTCATGCAGTTTGATTTCAACGGGCTTTGGTTTGAACTGCCGTTCGACATCCTCGAATGGTGA
- the gcvP gene encoding aminomethyl-transferring glycine dehydrogenase, whose protein sequence is MPQALTPQPHPPQPLSSAEFVFRHIGPRPDEIHAMLGTLGLASLDALTRATVPADIRLDRPLHLPAPCTEAEALRRLRALADSNRVHRSFMGMGYSECLTPSVIQRNILENPGWYTQYTPYQAEISQGRLEGLLNFQTLVAELTGLDVANASMLDESTAAAEAMMMFHRLKQGEGRNCFLIADDCHPQTIEVVQTRARALGIETRVEATGAMPFGPDVFGVLLQYPNTYGAIHDYAPLAQHAHLSGALVAVAADLLALAILKPPGEFGADAAIGSAQRFGVPLSFGGPHAAFFATRDTFKRQLPGRLVGVSKDSRGKPALRLSLGTREQHIRREKATSNICTAQALLANMASAYAVYHGPEGLRGIALELRSLAQALAEGARQLGLRVEGCPRFDTVRIEHPDAAAVLRRAADAQCNLRLIHTGSLGISLGEGTTPSDLETLLGVLHGESRLPFQIQELVKRARSENPWPESLVRQSPFLTHPVFHRHRSETEMLRYLKRLEARDLSMTTSMIPLGSCTMKLNATTEMMPVTWPGFSQLHPFAPADQTRGYRELFENLSAWLSEITGFPAISLQPNAGSQGEYAGLLAVREWHRNRGEPHRTVCLIPLSAHGTNPASAVMAGFRVVPVACDVQGNIDLLDLRAKAGQHAAQLGAIMVTYPSTHGVFETTMRELCEIVHQHGGQVYLDGANLNAQVGLCRPADMGADVCHLNLHKTFCIPHGGGGPGMGPIGVARHLAPFLPGHTVVAPDEMARGGAVSAAPWGSASLLPISWSYIAMMGAEGLRQATQVAILNANYIAHRLKDHFPVLYAGPGGWVAHECILDLRPFKSVTVEDVAKRLMDYGFHAPTISWPVAGTMMIEPTESEPREELDRFCDSLIAIRAEIEEIETGKSDPADNVLKNAPHTADMIAAETWNHPYSRMRAAYPKPWLLEFKYWPPVGRVDNVFGDRNLVCTCAGMEAYGA, encoded by the coding sequence ATGCCGCAAGCATTAACTCCGCAGCCCCACCCGCCGCAACCTCTCTCGAGCGCGGAATTTGTGTTCCGCCACATCGGACCACGGCCCGACGAAATCCATGCCATGCTGGGAACTCTGGGGCTGGCGTCCTTGGACGCCTTGACCCGGGCCACGGTTCCCGCGGATATCCGGCTCGATCGTCCGCTGCACTTGCCTGCCCCTTGCACCGAAGCCGAGGCGCTGAGGCGGCTGCGGGCACTGGCGGATTCGAATCGAGTCCATCGCTCCTTTATGGGCATGGGCTATTCCGAATGTCTCACCCCTTCCGTGATCCAGAGAAACATTTTGGAGAATCCGGGGTGGTACACCCAATACACGCCCTATCAAGCCGAGATTTCGCAAGGGCGGCTGGAAGGGTTGCTCAACTTCCAAACCCTGGTGGCCGAGCTCACCGGGTTGGATGTCGCCAACGCTTCCATGCTCGACGAGTCCACCGCGGCCGCCGAAGCCATGATGATGTTCCACCGGCTGAAGCAGGGCGAGGGCCGAAACTGTTTCCTGATCGCCGACGACTGTCATCCGCAGACCATCGAAGTGGTGCAGACCCGCGCCCGCGCGCTGGGCATTGAAACCCGCGTCGAGGCCACCGGCGCCATGCCCTTCGGTCCGGACGTTTTCGGGGTCCTCTTGCAATACCCCAACACGTACGGCGCGATTCACGATTATGCCCCGCTGGCTCAACATGCTCACTTGAGCGGCGCCTTGGTGGCCGTCGCGGCCGACCTGCTTGCCCTCGCGATCCTCAAGCCTCCGGGCGAATTCGGAGCGGATGCCGCCATCGGCAGCGCCCAACGATTCGGCGTTCCGCTGAGTTTTGGCGGGCCCCATGCCGCGTTCTTTGCCACGCGAGACACGTTCAAGCGCCAGTTGCCCGGACGCTTGGTGGGTGTTTCCAAAGACTCCCGGGGCAAACCCGCGCTGCGTCTCTCGCTGGGCACCCGCGAACAGCATATCCGCCGCGAGAAGGCCACGAGCAACATCTGCACGGCCCAAGCCTTGCTCGCCAACATGGCCTCCGCCTACGCGGTGTATCACGGTCCGGAAGGCTTGCGCGGCATCGCCCTTGAATTGCGCTCGCTGGCGCAAGCCCTCGCCGAGGGCGCTCGTCAACTCGGCCTGCGAGTCGAAGGTTGTCCACGATTCGACACCGTGAGGATCGAGCATCCGGATGCGGCGGCGGTGCTGCGACGCGCGGCTGACGCCCAATGCAATCTCCGGCTCATCCACACTGGCTCGCTTGGAATCAGTTTGGGCGAAGGGACGACCCCGTCCGATCTGGAAACGTTGCTGGGTGTCCTCCACGGAGAGTCCCGGCTTCCTTTTCAAATTCAGGAACTCGTCAAGAGAGCGCGGTCGGAGAATCCCTGGCCCGAGTCCCTGGTCCGGCAGTCCCCGTTCCTCACGCACCCTGTTTTTCATCGGCACCGTTCGGAGACCGAGATGCTTCGCTATTTGAAACGCCTTGAGGCCCGTGATTTGTCGATGACCACTTCGATGATCCCACTGGGTTCATGCACGATGAAGCTGAACGCCACGACCGAAATGATGCCGGTCACATGGCCGGGCTTCTCCCAGCTTCATCCCTTTGCTCCCGCGGACCAGACCCGGGGTTACCGAGAGCTTTTTGAAAATCTGAGCGCCTGGCTGTCCGAGATTACCGGGTTTCCCGCCATTTCTTTGCAACCCAACGCCGGATCGCAAGGCGAATATGCCGGACTGCTGGCGGTTCGGGAATGGCATCGAAACCGGGGGGAACCGCATCGCACCGTGTGTTTGATTCCGCTCTCGGCCCACGGGACAAACCCGGCAAGCGCGGTCATGGCCGGTTTTCGCGTGGTGCCGGTGGCTTGTGACGTGCAGGGCAACATCGACCTGCTCGACCTTCGCGCCAAGGCGGGCCAGCACGCCGCACAACTCGGTGCGATCATGGTGACGTATCCCTCCACCCATGGAGTTTTCGAAACCACCATGCGCGAGCTCTGTGAGATCGTCCACCAGCACGGTGGCCAGGTTTATCTCGATGGGGCCAACCTGAACGCCCAGGTGGGGTTGTGCCGGCCGGCGGACATGGGCGCCGACGTTTGCCATCTGAATTTGCACAAGACCTTTTGTATTCCGCACGGTGGGGGCGGACCCGGCATGGGGCCGATCGGAGTGGCCCGTCATCTGGCTCCTTTCTTGCCCGGCCACACCGTGGTGGCCCCGGACGAGATGGCGCGGGGCGGCGCGGTCTCGGCGGCTCCTTGGGGCAGCGCCAGTCTGTTGCCGATCTCCTGGTCTTACATCGCCATGATGGGTGCGGAGGGGCTTCGGCAAGCCACCCAGGTTGCCATCCTCAACGCCAACTACATCGCCCATCGCCTCAAGGATCATTTCCCGGTGCTGTATGCCGGGCCGGGAGGCTGGGTGGCTCACGAGTGCATTCTCGATCTGCGTCCCTTCAAGAGCGTGACGGTCGAGGACGTCGCCAAGCGGTTGATGGATTACGGCTTTCATGCGCCAACCATCTCCTGGCCTGTCGCCGGGACCATGATGATTGAGCCGACGGAAAGTGAGCCGAGAGAGGAACTTGACCGTTTCTGCGATTCCCTCATCGCGATTCGCGCGGAAATTGAGGAGATCGAAACCGGGAAGT